The following are from one region of the Salvia hispanica cultivar TCC Black 2014 chromosome 1, UniMelb_Shisp_WGS_1.0, whole genome shotgun sequence genome:
- the LOC125214109 gene encoding uncharacterized acetyltransferase At3g50280-like — MEMISSCLVGRENNEIANSITRLELNPWDLRLLPIVPIQRGLIYHKPQSQNIISHLKNSLSRTLNFFPPLAGRLSATHHDDCTKSYFVDCNNAGAEFTHAATASISVSDLIGPKYIPEIVYSFFPLDSLTNFEAISKPLLAVQVTELADGLFLGCAANHAVVDGTSFWHFINSWSEISRGLKNISKTPVFSRSTKPVKVGNHLTPRPMVETPPLLRKVFHLGKERLTELKNKANSTGGSDKISSYQALAALLWRTITRCQKFTNMNMSSSREIYFALVVGARSRIGLDEGYFGNAIYTAGTSTTERELLQNGIGYAAVKINELVKQQTREAVMENFEDSENRAFIRKLPSFFIIGSPRHDVYGNDFGWGKPVAVRCGRGRDIDGKITVFAAAECGGVDLEVSLAAEKMVAMENDTEFTAALAH, encoded by the coding sequence ATGGAGATGATATCTTCTTGTCTTGTTGGAAGGGAAAACAATGAAATTGCAAACAGCATCACAAGATTAGAGCTTAATCCATGGGATTTACGATTACTACCAATCGTCCCCATTCAAAGAGGCCTCATATATCACAAACCTCAATCCCAAAACATCATCTCTCACCTCAAAAACTCTCTCTCCCGCACACTAAACTTCTTTCCGCCCCTCGCCGGCCGTCTCTCCGCCACCCATCACGACGACTGCACAAAGAGCTACTTTGTCGACTGCAACAACGCCGGAGCCGAATTCACTCACGCAGCCACTGCCTCCATCTCTGTCTCCGACCTCATCGGGCCAAAATACATCCCGGAAATCGTCTACTCCTTCTTCCCGCTTGACAGCCTCACCAACTTCGAAGCCATTTCGAAGCCTCTGCTGGCGGTGCAGGTCACCGAGCTGGCCGACGGCCTATTCCTGGGCTGCGCCGCCAATCACGCAGTCGTGGACGGCACCTCCTTCTGGCATTTCATCAACTCTTGGTCTGAAATATCTCGCGGTTTGAAGAACATATCAAAAACTCCAGTGTTCTCAAGATCCACCAAGCCCGTAAAAGTAGGCAATCACCTTACTCCTCGGCCGATGGTGGAAACTCCTCCATTGCTGAGGAAGGTCTTCCACTTGGGGAAGGAAAGGTTGACCGAGCTCAAAAATAAAGCCAATTCTACCGGCGGAAGTGATAAAATATCGTCGTATCAAGCACTCGCAGCTCTGTTGTGGCGGACCATTACGCGTTGCCagaaattcacaaatatgaaTATGAGTAGTAGCCGAGAAATTTACTTCGCCCTAGTAGTGGGTGCAAGGTCAAGAATTGGTTTGGACGAGGGCTATTTTGGGAACGCGATTTATACGGCTGGAACTTCAACTACTGAGCGTGAGCTGTTGCAGAATGGAATAGGCTACGCTGCGGTGAAGATCAATGAGCTGGTGAAGCAGCAGACACGTGAAGCAGTAATGGAAAACTTTGAAGATTCTGAGAATCGGGCGTTTATTAGGAAATTGCCTTCGTTTTTCATCATCGGATCGCCTCGCCACGACGTGTACGGGAATGATTTTGGATGGGGGAAGCCCGTTGCGGTGAGGTGTGGAAGAGGACGAGATATCGATGGGAAGATCACAGTTTTTGCAGCGGCTGAATGTGGCGGCGTCGATTTGGAAGTTAGTCTTGCAGCTGAGAAAATGGTGGCCATGGAAAATGATACCGAGTTCACTGCAGCTCTTGCCCATTGA